The following proteins come from a genomic window of Finegoldia magna ATCC 29328:
- the grdD gene encoding glycine/sarcosine/betaine reductase complex component C subunit alpha, with protein MDNKKISEVFLEISEAIESGKFGKKVKIGLTTLGSEHGVENMKKAIELAKSDLFEVVVIGERVDDEHETYEVDNDEDMYKKMEELLDSGEIQACVTLHYNFPIGVSTVGRVYTPGHGKEMFLATTTGTSDTERTKAMVRNAVAGIIAAKSCGIAKPTVGILNIDGARQVEKALKHFKDNGFDIEFAESQRADGGIVMRGNDLLMGSCDVMVTDSLTGNLLMKMFGSFTSGGNYETTGFGYGPGIGEGYERNIFIVSRASGAPVVANALKYAYQTVAGGIDNNKKSIYKQAHKADFNGILESLSKKEAPKASSEEVKMPDKEVVSATISGIDILEIEDAVQALWKENIYAESGMGCTGPIVQVSDANLDKASQILKQNGYIE; from the coding sequence ATGGATAATAAAAAAATTTCCGAAGTATTTCTTGAAATATCTGAAGCTATCGAAAGCGGAAAATTTGGTAAGAAAGTAAAAATCGGTCTTACTACTTTAGGTAGTGAACACGGCGTTGAAAACATGAAAAAAGCTATTGAATTAGCTAAATCTGATCTTTTTGAAGTAGTTGTTATCGGTGAAAGAGTTGATGACGAACATGAAACTTATGAAGTTGATAACGATGAAGATATGTACAAGAAGATGGAAGAATTACTAGACAGTGGCGAAATTCAAGCTTGTGTAACTCTTCACTACAACTTCCCTATCGGTGTTTCAACAGTCGGTAGAGTATACACTCCTGGTCACGGCAAAGAAATGTTCTTAGCTACAACTACAGGAACTAGTGATACAGAAAGAACTAAAGCTATGGTAAGAAATGCAGTAGCAGGTATTATCGCAGCTAAATCTTGCGGTATCGCAAAGCCAACAGTTGGTATTTTAAACATCGATGGTGCTAGACAAGTAGAAAAAGCTTTGAAACACTTCAAAGACAACGGATTCGATATCGAATTTGCTGAAAGCCAAAGAGCTGACGGTGGTATCGTAATGAGAGGTAATGACCTTCTTATGGGAAGCTGTGATGTAATGGTAACTGACTCATTAACAGGTAACTTATTAATGAAGATGTTTGGATCATTCACATCAGGTGGTAACTACGAAACTACTGGTTTCGGATATGGTCCTGGTATCGGTGAAGGCTACGAAAGAAACATATTTATAGTATCTCGTGCTTCAGGTGCTCCTGTAGTTGCAAATGCATTAAAATATGCTTACCAAACAGTAGCTGGTGGAATTGATAACAATAAAAAATCTATCTATAAGCAAGCTCACAAGGCTGACTTCAATGGCATCTTAGAATCATTAAGTAAGAAAGAAGCTCCTAAAGCTTCTTCTGAAGAAGTTAAAATGCCAGACAAAGAAGTAGTATCTGCTACAATCTCAGGAATTGATATTCTTGAAATTGAAGATGCTGTTCAAGCTTTATGGAAAGAAAACATATACGCTGAAAGCGGTATGGGCTGTACTGGTCCAATCGTTCAAGTGTCTGATGCAAACTTAGATAAAGCATCACAAATACTAAAACAAAATGGTTATATAGAATAA
- a CDS encoding YitT family protein, whose translation MIDLDALERRNKRKSVIMMAVGVILIALGIHFFLAPNKLSLGGAAGMAIVIGNFVPISTGPILIIINTILFIVGFIMLGKAFGLKTIICSLGLSLLVWILDIVFPMEKPLFDGKMIQLIAAVMIYGSGVGIVLNNYASTGGSDIFAKILNKYLGIELGKGCLIVDFLITLSAWYAYGTEIAIYSLVGTVLNGLIIDFTINGMNTSKLCTITTSKPDEVCKFLVDKLTRSANIYTAKGAYSGLEKEIVQTVVSNRDFIMLKKYIQEIDPLAFVIVCNASETYGWRWRNIIE comes from the coding sequence ATGATTGATTTAGACGCTTTAGAAAGACGAAATAAAAGAAAAAGCGTGATTATGATGGCAGTCGGTGTCATTCTTATTGCATTGGGAATTCACTTCTTCCTTGCACCTAATAAATTATCATTAGGTGGAGCAGCAGGAATGGCGATAGTAATAGGTAATTTCGTTCCTATCTCAACAGGTCCAATTTTGATTATTATTAATACGATTTTATTTATTGTAGGATTTATAATGCTAGGAAAAGCATTTGGACTTAAAACTATAATTTGCTCATTGGGACTTAGTTTATTGGTATGGATTTTGGATATTGTATTTCCTATGGAAAAACCATTGTTTGACGGGAAAATGATTCAATTAATTGCAGCTGTAATGATTTACGGGTCGGGAGTAGGTATTGTACTTAATAACTACGCATCAACTGGTGGGTCTGATATATTCGCCAAGATTTTAAACAAGTACTTAGGAATAGAATTGGGCAAAGGATGCTTGATAGTAGATTTTCTTATTACATTATCAGCATGGTATGCTTACGGAACAGAAATAGCAATATACTCTCTTGTAGGGACTGTACTTAATGGTTTAATAATAGATTTTACAATCAATGGTATGAATACATCAAAACTCTGTACGATTACTACATCAAAGCCGGATGAAGTTTGTAAGTTCTTGGTTGATAAGCTTACAAGATCTGCTAATATTTACACAGCAAAAGGTGCTTATTCAGGATTGGAAAAAGAAATCGTACAAACAGTTGTAAGCAATAGAGATTTTATAATGCTTAAAAAATATATTCAAGAAATTGATCCATTAGCTTTCGTCATAGTATGTAATGCTAGTGAAACATACGGTTGGAGATGGAGAAATATAATAGAATAG
- a CDS encoding PfkB family carbohydrate kinase, protein MKDILLINDMPGYGRVALSCMIPVLSNKGKSVFNLPTAVVSNTLDYGKFAILDTTEYMKQATKVWEELDFSFDLIATGFLNSLEQVDIIKDFIAKQKNSPEVVVDPIMADNGKLYNGLNEDNIENFRRLIDVATVIIPNETEARMIANMMNEPINDVAKKLIEMGAKYVVITSAEENNEHFVFCMDENFVSDKIYYEYINTSYAGTGDLFSALFISQYSENKSIFDSAKYASLKTTELLKLSLDIKDKARGLPIERFIDIL, encoded by the coding sequence ATGAAAGATATTTTATTAATCAACGATATGCCAGGATATGGGAGAGTCGCTCTTAGTTGTATGATTCCTGTGCTGAGTAATAAAGGAAAAAGCGTTTTTAATTTGCCAACAGCAGTTGTGAGTAACACATTGGATTATGGAAAATTTGCGATTTTAGATACAACAGAATACATGAAACAAGCGACAAAAGTTTGGGAGGAATTGGATTTTAGTTTTGATTTGATTGCTACTGGATTTTTGAATAGCTTAGAACAAGTGGATATTATCAAAGATTTTATAGCTAAACAAAAAAACTCGCCAGAGGTCGTTGTCGATCCCATAATGGCAGACAATGGGAAACTCTACAACGGATTGAATGAGGACAATATTGAAAATTTTAGAAGACTAATCGACGTAGCTACAGTGATTATTCCAAACGAAACTGAAGCTAGAATGATTGCAAATATGATGAATGAACCTATAAATGATGTAGCCAAAAAGCTTATAGAAATGGGAGCAAAATACGTTGTCATTACCAGTGCAGAAGAAAATAACGAGCATTTTGTTTTTTGTATGGATGAAAATTTTGTATCAGATAAAATTTATTATGAATACATCAACACATCTTATGCAGGAACAGGGGATTTGTTCTCAGCGTTATTTATAAGCCAATATTCAGAAAACAAATCGATTTTTGATTCTGCAAAGTATGCAAGCTTGAAAACAACAGAACTGTTGAAACTTTCATTGGATATTAAAGACAAAGCTCGTGGTTTACCAATAGAAAGGTTTATAGATATTTTGTAA
- the grdB gene encoding glycine reductase complex selenoprotein B, with translation MDKIKVVHYINQFFAGIGGEEKADTKPFIAEELPPISAQLAKALGDDFEVVRTVVCGDSYFGENMEAAQKEVLEMIKEANPDFVVTGPAFNAGRYGVAAGTMAKAVKDELNIPVLTGMYPENPGADMYKKDVYIVETKNSAAGMRDAMKKIGKLGPKVAKGEEIGSPKEEGYIERGVRVNFFADKIGSQRAVEMLIKKINGEEFETEYPMPAFDRVEPGKAIKDLSKARIALVTSGGTVPKGNPDHIESSSATKYGSYDFHGIDDLTEENSETAHGGYDPVYANEDGDRVLPIDVMRELEKEGVIGSLHETWYSTVGNGTAVANADKFGTEIGEKLLADNVDAVVLTSTUGTCTRCGATMVKAIERTGLPVVHICTVTPISLTVGANRIVPAIAIPHPLGNPALTKEEEYSLRKKIVMKALNALTTEVEDQTVFED, from the coding sequence ATGGATAAAATTAAAGTTGTTCATTATATAAACCAATTCTTCGCTGGTATTGGTGGAGAAGAAAAAGCTGATACAAAACCATTTATCGCAGAAGAATTACCTCCTATCTCTGCTCAATTAGCTAAAGCATTGGGAGATGATTTCGAAGTAGTTAGAACTGTAGTATGTGGTGACTCATATTTCGGTGAAAATATGGAAGCTGCTCAAAAAGAAGTATTGGAAATGATTAAAGAAGCAAATCCAGACTTCGTAGTAACTGGTCCTGCATTCAACGCTGGTAGATACGGTGTTGCTGCTGGTACTATGGCTAAAGCAGTTAAAGATGAATTAAATATTCCTGTATTAACAGGTATGTATCCTGAAAACCCAGGTGCAGATATGTACAAGAAGGACGTTTATATCGTAGAAACTAAGAATAGTGCCGCTGGTATGAGAGACGCTATGAAGAAAATCGGTAAATTAGGTCCTAAGGTTGCTAAGGGAGAAGAAATCGGATCTCCAAAAGAAGAAGGATATATTGAAAGAGGAGTTCGTGTTAACTTCTTTGCTGACAAAATCGGTTCTCAAAGAGCTGTTGAAATGCTTATTAAGAAAATTAATGGCGAAGAATTCGAAACAGAATATCCAATGCCTGCATTCGACAGAGTTGAACCTGGTAAAGCTATCAAAGATTTATCAAAAGCAAGAATCGCCCTTGTAACTTCTGGTGGTACAGTTCCAAAAGGAAACCCAGATCACATCGAATCATCTTCTGCTACTAAATACGGTTCTTATGACTTCCACGGAATCGACGATTTAACAGAAGAAAACTCAGAAACAGCTCACGGTGGATACGACCCAGTATACGCTAATGAAGATGGTGACAGAGTATTACCAATCGATGTTATGAGAGAATTAGAAAAAGAAGGCGTTATCGGTTCATTACACGAAACTTGGTATTCAACAGTAGGTAACGGTACTGCCGTAGCTAATGCTGATAAATTTGGTACTGAAATTGGTGAAAAATTATTAGCTGACAACGTAGACGCAGTTGTTCTTACTAGTACCTGAGGTACTTGTACACGTTGCGGTGCAACGATGGTAAAAGCAATTGAACGTACAGGACTTCCTGTTGTTCATATTTGTACAGTTACTCCTATCTCATTAACAGTAGGTGCTAACAGAATTGTCCCAGCTATTGCTATTCCTCACCCATTAGGAAACCCAGCATTAACTAAAGAAGAAGAATATAGCCTTCGTAAAAAGATTGTTATGAAAGCATTAAACGCTTTAACTACTGAGGTAGAAGATCAAACAGTTTTTGAAGACTAA
- the murC gene encoding UDP-N-acetylmuramate--L-alanine ligase, with translation MFNFNIEEHKFKYIHFIGIGGISMSGIAELLNHYGYKISGSDREESDETNRLKSLGVEIFIGQKRENIKNPDLIVYTDAILDDNEELIAARELGVDVVSRGVFLGALMRNYKYSIGVSGSHGKSTTTSMIAKILIDAKVDPSILLGGKLDEIQGNVHCGNSEYMLTEACEYKANILNYYPSMAIILNIDEDHLDFYKDLNHIVATFIGYMKNLDENSKAIINIDDKNCEPLLSHIKGEIITFGIENEKADYNVHDITFNENGNPSFVVSSEKFDKDEEFSLSIIGRHNIYDAVAAIIACYEFHIDIDTIRKNMKEYHNLHRRMETIGFYKGCEVKTDYGHHPTEIKNTLKALDEHKKGKFYCVFQPHTYSRTKMLLDDFANAFYDCDEVVVTEIYAAREKFDSSIHSTDLVEKLVKNGVNAKYYKTFEEARDYIRSKVCDNDLVLTTGCGNPDVLAKMIVE, from the coding sequence ATGTTCAATTTTAATATAGAAGAGCACAAATTTAAATACATACATTTTATAGGAATTGGTGGAATATCCATGAGTGGTATTGCCGAATTGTTAAATCATTACGGATATAAAATTTCTGGTAGTGATAGAGAAGAATCTGACGAAACTAATAGGCTTAAAAGTCTAGGCGTTGAAATATTTATCGGACAAAAAAGAGAAAATATCAAAAACCCTGATTTAATCGTATACACTGATGCAATATTAGATGACAACGAAGAACTAATCGCTGCAAGAGAACTTGGAGTAGACGTTGTAAGCAGAGGAGTTTTTCTTGGCGCATTGATGAGAAATTACAAATATTCAATTGGCGTTAGTGGATCTCATGGCAAATCAACTACAACTTCAATGATTGCAAAGATTTTAATAGATGCAAAAGTAGATCCATCTATTCTTTTGGGTGGTAAATTAGACGAAATTCAAGGAAATGTACACTGTGGTAATAGCGAATACATGCTTACAGAAGCTTGTGAGTACAAGGCTAATATTCTCAACTATTATCCATCAATGGCTATTATACTTAACATAGACGAAGACCATTTGGACTTCTATAAAGATTTAAATCACATCGTAGCGACATTTATTGGCTACATGAAGAATTTGGACGAAAATTCCAAAGCGATCATAAATATTGACGACAAAAATTGTGAACCTTTGTTGTCTCACATCAAAGGAGAAATCATAACATTTGGTATTGAAAATGAAAAGGCTGACTACAACGTTCACGATATAACTTTTAATGAAAATGGCAATCCTAGTTTTGTAGTTTCATCTGAAAAGTTTGACAAAGATGAGGAATTCTCGCTTTCTATTATTGGACGTCACAATATTTACGATGCTGTGGCTGCGATTATAGCATGCTACGAATTCCACATTGATATTGACACTATTAGAAAAAATATGAAAGAATATCATAATCTTCACAGAAGAATGGAAACTATAGGATTTTATAAAGGTTGTGAAGTAAAGACTGATTACGGTCATCACCCTACTGAAATTAAGAACACTTTGAAAGCTTTGGATGAACACAAAAAAGGCAAATTCTACTGTGTATTCCAACCTCACACTTATTCGAGAACAAAAATGCTATTGGATGATTTTGCAAATGCATTCTATGATTGTGATGAGGTTGTAGTAACTGAAATATACGCTGCAAGAGAAAAATTTGACAGCAGCATTCATTCTACAGATTTGGTAGAAAAACTCGTAAAAAATGGCGTCAACGCAAAATACTACAAGACTTTTGAAGAAGCTCGTGATTATATCCGTTCTAAAGTTTGTGACAACGACTTGGTATTGACTACTGGCTGTGGAAATCCCGATGTTCTTGCCAAAATGATTGTGGAATAA
- the trxA gene encoding thioredoxin TrxA, producing the protein MLELDKKTFEPEVLEAEGLVFVDFWSDGCEPCKALMPGVHELAEKYGDKIKFCSLNITSARRVAIKQQVLGLPTMLMYKDGQKIDEINKDDANLENIEAMIQKHYN; encoded by the coding sequence ATGTTAGAATTAGACAAGAAAACTTTTGAACCAGAAGTATTAGAAGCTGAAGGATTAGTATTCGTAGACTTCTGGAGTGACGGATGTGAACCATGTAAGGCACTTATGCCAGGCGTTCATGAATTAGCTGAAAAATATGGTGACAAAATTAAATTCTGTTCACTAAACATTACTTCAGCAAGAAGAGTTGCTATCAAACAACAAGTATTAGGATTACCAACTATGTTAATGTACAAAGACGGTCAAAAAATTGATGAAATCAATAAAGATGACGCTAATTTGGAAAACATAGAAGCTATGATCCAAAAACACTACAACTAA
- the grdA gene encoding glycine/sarcosine/betaine reductase complex selenoprotein A: MGFLENKKVIIIGDRDGIPGLAIETCVNTVPNTEVIFSSTECFVUTSAGAMDLENQKRVKDFAEQYGAENIVVLLGAAEAEAAGLAAETVTAGDPTFAGPLAGVELGLLVYHVVEEECKEQFDADVYDEQVGMMEMVLDVDEIAEEMNDIRSEYCKFL; encoded by the coding sequence ATGGGATTTTTAGAAAATAAAAAAGTTATCATAATTGGAGACCGTGATGGAATTCCAGGTCTTGCAATTGAAACATGTGTAAACACTGTTCCTAACACAGAAGTAATATTCTCATCTACAGAATGTTTCGTCTGAACTAGTGCAGGAGCTATGGACTTAGAAAACCAAAAGAGAGTTAAAGACTTCGCTGAACAATACGGAGCTGAAAACATCGTGGTTCTTCTAGGTGCCGCAGAAGCTGAAGCTGCAGGTCTTGCAGCTGAAACAGTAACAGCAGGTGACCCAACATTCGCAGGCCCATTAGCAGGCGTTGAACTTGGATTGTTAGTTTACCATGTTGTAGAAGAAGAATGTAAAGAACAATTTGATGCTGACGTTTATGATGAACAAGTTGGTATGATGGAAATGGTTCTTGACGTTGATGAAATCGCTGAAGAAATGAATGATATCAGAAGCGAATATTGTAAATTTTTATAA
- a CDS encoding GrdX family protein: MLLITNNEYFKDAIKRTDIKVEYIDIDYIGILKKARDLIHQNYRLVTHPLYGSVKPNETVFRSVILEKGDKFDTDSLMMIEECINTATKFMNISKPKRWPAEILDDFRVVDFDIISQTLDRILI, encoded by the coding sequence ATGTTATTAATCACAAACAATGAATATTTTAAAGATGCTATCAAAAGAACTGATATAAAAGTTGAATACATTGATATAGACTATATCGGGATTTTGAAAAAAGCACGCGATTTAATTCATCAAAATTATCGCCTAGTAACTCACCCACTTTATGGATCAGTAAAACCAAACGAAACAGTTTTTAGATCCGTTATTTTAGAAAAGGGTGACAAATTTGATACGGACTCTTTGATGATGATTGAAGAATGTATCAATACTGCAACTAAGTTTATGAATATTTCTAAGCCAAAGCGTTGGCCAGCTGAAATCTTAGATGATTTTAGAGTTGTTGATTTTGACATTATTAGTCAAACTTTGGATAGAATATTAATATAA
- a CDS encoding glycine/sarcosine/betaine reductase component B subunit, which yields MRLELGKIFIKDIIFDEGESRIEDHILYLNKKELADVSGVADDEHLESIDFDIAHPGESTRITPVKDVNEPRVKVEGGEIFPGILNKVDPVGSGKTIALKDIAVVTTGKIVGFQEGIIDMSGLGAEYTPFSKTVNLVVTIEPVEGVKQHNHEAGVRMAGLRITDFIGRLAKDLEADEWETFETLPILEQVKQYPELPKVVYVYMLQTQGLLHDTYVYGVDAKKIIPTFLYPTEIMDGAICSGNCVSACDKNPTYVHLNNGVIKELYKEHGKSINFLGVVITNENVYLMDKIRHSDMTAKLCEFLGADAAIVSQEGFGNPDTDLIMNCKKIEGKGIKTVIITDEYAGRDGASQSLADADPAANAVVTGGNANQFITLPKMDKVIGHIQFVDTIAGGSDGALKDDGTIEVEIQAITGATNETGFNTLTAKTY from the coding sequence ATGCGTCTTGAATTAGGTAAGATTTTTATTAAAGACATCATCTTTGATGAAGGTGAGTCAAGAATCGAAGACCACATTTTGTATCTTAATAAGAAAGAATTAGCAGATGTATCAGGTGTAGCTGATGACGAACACTTAGAATCAATTGATTTTGATATCGCTCATCCAGGTGAAAGCACTCGTATAACACCAGTAAAGGATGTTAACGAACCAAGAGTTAAAGTTGAAGGTGGAGAAATATTCCCAGGAATATTAAACAAAGTTGATCCTGTTGGTTCAGGTAAAACTATCGCTCTTAAAGACATTGCTGTTGTTACAACAGGTAAAATCGTAGGATTCCAAGAAGGTATCATCGACATGTCAGGTTTAGGTGCTGAATACACTCCATTCTCTAAGACAGTTAACTTAGTAGTAACTATCGAACCAGTTGAAGGTGTTAAACAACACAATCACGAAGCTGGCGTTAGAATGGCTGGTTTAAGAATCACTGATTTCATCGGTAGATTAGCAAAAGATTTAGAAGCAGATGAATGGGAAACATTCGAAACTCTTCCAATCTTAGAACAAGTTAAACAATATCCAGAATTACCAAAAGTTGTATATGTTTACATGTTACAAACTCAAGGTTTATTACACGACACTTATGTTTATGGAGTTGACGCTAAGAAAATTATTCCAACTTTCTTATACCCAACTGAAATCATGGACGGAGCAATTTGTTCAGGTAACTGTGTAAGTGCTTGTGACAAAAACCCAACTTACGTTCACTTAAACAATGGTGTAATCAAAGAATTATACAAAGAACACGGTAAATCAATCAACTTCTTAGGAGTTGTAATTACTAACGAAAATGTATACTTGATGGATAAGATTAGACACTCTGACATGACTGCAAAACTTTGTGAATTCTTAGGAGCTGACGCTGCTATCGTATCACAAGAAGGTTTCGGTAACCCAGATACTGACTTAATCATGAACTGTAAGAAGATTGAAGGTAAAGGAATCAAGACTGTTATCATCACTGATGAATATGCAGGACGTGACGGTGCTTCTCAATCATTAGCAGATGCTGACCCAGCTGCAAACGCAGTAGTAACTGGTGGTAATGCTAACCAATTCATCACTTTACCTAAGATGGACAAAGTAATTGGTCACATCCAATTCGTTGACACTATCGCTGGTGGATCTGATGGAGCATTAAAAGATGACGGTACTATCGAAGTAGAAATCCAAGCAATTACTGGTGCTACTAACGAAACTGGATTCAACACTTTAACAGCTAAAACTTATTAA
- the grdC gene encoding glycine/sarcosine/betaine reductase complex component C subunit beta, giving the protein MNFPVLKGAGYVLVNTPDMIIQNGSTCQTERVVNPDSEFLKEVGKHIRSFDEVVKYLPNQVYIGNVKPQELENYEMPFTDHTYEEGKADGKMGKIVKQDVFIALLQMCDAFDLVKLSEEFVNEIKPVIEEEYPILEPYFSHLKGSDISNAQELFDTHMAEALYHDGKVCGYIKAAHDIDVNLSAHTMFENLVVKASGVLAAVELVTKNDINRDDIDYVIECSEEACGDVNQRGGGNFAKSIAEIVGLQNATGSDTRGFCAAPIHSLIEASALVKSGVYKNVMVVAGGSTAKLGMNAKDHVKKGFPVLEDVVGGFAILISENDGVHPVLRTDIVGRHTVKTGSSPQAVISSLVSHSLEENGLKITDVDKYSVEMQNPDITKPAGAGNVPEANYKMIAALAVKQGELDRKELANFITEKGLVGWAPTQGHIPSGIPYAGHAIKDLTEGDYNRVMFVGKGSLFLGRMTNLFDGVSIVMERNDGKMEDESSVSSESEKDQIKKVIAESMRKLAENLLAE; this is encoded by the coding sequence ATGAATTTTCCAGTACTAAAAGGAGCTGGCTATGTATTAGTCAACACTCCTGATATGATTATCCAAAACGGATCAACATGTCAAACTGAAAGAGTTGTAAACCCAGATTCTGAATTCTTAAAAGAAGTTGGAAAACACATTAGAAGTTTTGATGAGGTTGTAAAATATCTTCCTAACCAAGTTTATATAGGAAATGTTAAACCTCAAGAATTAGAAAATTACGAAATGCCATTTACTGATCACACTTACGAAGAAGGTAAAGCTGATGGTAAGATGGGTAAAATCGTAAAACAAGACGTATTCATTGCCCTATTACAAATGTGCGATGCATTCGACTTAGTAAAACTTTCTGAAGAATTCGTAAACGAAATCAAACCAGTTATTGAAGAAGAATATCCAATTTTGGAACCATACTTCTCTCACTTAAAAGGTTCTGATATTTCAAATGCTCAAGAATTATTCGACACTCACATGGCAGAAGCTTTATACCATGACGGAAAAGTTTGTGGTTATATCAAAGCAGCTCATGATATCGACGTAAACTTAAGTGCTCACACAATGTTTGAAAACTTAGTAGTAAAAGCTTCAGGTGTTCTAGCAGCTGTTGAATTAGTTACTAAGAACGACATTAACAGAGATGATATAGATTATGTAATAGAATGTTCAGAAGAAGCCTGCGGAGACGTTAACCAAAGAGGTGGCGGTAACTTCGCTAAATCTATCGCTGAAATCGTAGGATTACAAAATGCAACAGGTTCTGATACAAGAGGATTCTGTGCAGCTCCTATTCACTCATTAATCGAAGCAAGTGCTTTAGTTAAATCTGGTGTTTATAAAAACGTAATGGTTGTAGCAGGTGGTTCAACTGCTAAATTAGGTATGAACGCAAAAGACCACGTTAAAAAGGGCTTCCCAGTTCTTGAAGACGTTGTTGGTGGATTTGCAATTTTAATTTCAGAAAATGATGGTGTTCATCCAGTATTAAGAACTGACATCGTAGGACGTCACACAGTTAAGACTGGTTCTTCACCACAAGCAGTTATCTCAAGCTTAGTATCTCATTCATTAGAAGAAAATGGATTAAAGATTACTGATGTAGATAAATATTCTGTAGAAATGCAAAACCCAGATATCACTAAACCTGCCGGAGCTGGAAATGTTCCTGAAGCTAACTATAAGATGATTGCTGCCCTTGCTGTTAAACAAGGAGAACTAGACAGAAAAGAATTAGCTAATTTCATTACTGAAAAAGGCTTAGTAGGTTGGGCTCCAACACAAGGACACATTCCATCAGGTATTCCTTATGCAGGACATGCTATTAAAGACTTAACTGAAGGAGATTACAATAGAGTAATGTTCGTTGGTAAAGGTAGTTTGTTCCTAGGTAGAATGACTAACTTATTTGATGGTGTATCTATCGTTATGGAAAGAAATGATGGTAAAATGGAAGATGAATCATCAGTTTCATCTGAATCAGAAAAGGATCAAATTAAGAAAGTAATCGCAGAATCCATGAGAAAACTAGCTGAAAATCTTTTAGCAGAATAG